A single region of the Vicia villosa cultivar HV-30 ecotype Madison, WI linkage group LG4, Vvil1.0, whole genome shotgun sequence genome encodes:
- the LOC131599965 gene encoding small ribosomal subunit protein uS11: MSSKRKVREPKEETVTLGPAVKDGEHVFGVARIFASFNDTFIHVTDLSGRETLVRITGGMKVKADRDESSPYAAMLAAQDVATRCKELGITALHIKLRATGGNKTKTPGPGAQAALRALARSGMKIGRIEDVTPIPSDSTRRKSGRRGRRL; encoded by the exons ATG TCGTCGAAGAGAAAGGTTAGGGAGCCAAAGGAAGAGACTGTGACTTTGGGTCCAGCTGTTAAGGATGGGGAACATGTTTTTGGTGTTGCTCGCATTTTTGCTTCCTTTAACGACACTTTCATC CATGTCACTGATTTGTCTGGCAGGGAAACCCTTGTTCGCATCACTG GTGGAATGAAGGTTAAAGCCGACAGAGATGAGTCATCTCCTTATGCTGCTATGCTTGCAGCACAGGATGTTGCTACCAGATGCAAG GAGCTCGGTATTACCGCTCTTCACATCAAGCTCCGTGCCACTGGTGGAAACAAGACCAAGACACCTGGCCCTGGTGCTCAGGCTGCTCTGCGTGCCCTTGCTAGGTCTGGAATGAAAATCGGCCGTATAG AGGATGTTACTCCTATTCCTTCTGACAGCACCCGTAGAAAGAGTGGTAGAAGAGGTAGAAGGCTCTAG